TTGGAATAAATTAAATCATCTGCAATCATACAAAAATAAGCATTAGAATAGCCTCGTTCTAAAAAATATTCCAGGCTCTCTATGTCTTGATAAGAATCAATTCTCGCAAAATCTTCGGCTCCCTGAATTTTCTTTTTAAATTTTAATTCCATAGCTGCTTTAGCAAGTAATTTGGGACCATCATAGAAGCCGAATGTGATATCGATGAATTTATTTTTTTTACGTATATTTAATTCCTTTGTTTCCAAATCAACTATAAAAGTCTCGGATCTTGAAAAGCAATACAAATTTCCTAAATCTCGAATGATATTAGCTAAATGGTGTTGGAATGGCGCTTCTTTCTCTACTTGTATACGACCATTTAGAAACTGATGATTAAATATCTTCCATGCTTCAGTAACTATCAAATCTAATTTTTCTGTAGTATCCATTTTATCGACTTTTCTCCTTCATAATTTAAATTGAAAAATTAGCAATAAGTAATCAAAGAATAATATACCTAGATACAACAAAAAGTAATATATTTTCGACATATAAAATCAAAAATATACATGTTTCAACAAATAAATCTTCAATAAACTATACCTGCCACCGATACAGTTACTATAAGCTATCTAGCAATCATATACATAGGTGGGGGAAATGGGATGGGAGTAAAGCTACGTACGGGTCTGATCATTACATTTATTGTGATGTCGCTCGTCTTGTCGCTAACATTGGGATTCGTGCTCAATCGTTATGCGGCGCATAGTGTCAAAACCGAAATAGGGGAATCGTTGTCCAGCACGGCACATGATACGGCGGATAAGCTGGATAATTTTATGTGGACGCGTTCGGGGGAAATAGACATGCTGGCACGGCTGCCTGTGTTGATCGACAATATCCAAACACAGGATATTCACGAAATGCTGAATCAGCTGCAAACCAGTTTCCCATCGTTTTCATGGATCGGCTATATGGATACGAAAGGCAAAGTACTGGCATCAACGGGGGATATTTTACTAGGTCAAGATTTGTCGCAGCGCCCCGTCTATCAGGAGGGGATCAAGCAAAAGTTTATCGGTGACGTCCATGATGCCGTTTTGCTTGCCAAGTTGCTTCCGAATCCAAGTGGCGAGCCACTGCAATTCGTCGATATTAGTCTGCCAGTCACGGATAATTCGGGACGTACGATTGGCGTACTGGCGGCCCATATGAGCTGGGAATGGGCGCGCGAGGTTAAGCGTTCCATGCTCACCTCGCTACGTCATGACGAAAAGGACGTCGATCTGTTCATCGTCAGTCGCAAAGACCGCACCATATTGCTCGGACCGGATGAGATGGTCGGTCAAGCGCTGCCGCTCGAAAGTGTGACCTTGGCGCAATCCGGTCAATCGGGCTGGCAGTTAGAGCAGTGGCCAGACGGCAAAAGCTATCTGACTGGTTATGCCTACGGTGATGGCTATATGGATTACAAAGGTCTTGGCTGGACTGTACTTGTACGCCAGCCAGAATCTACCGCGCTTGCTTCGGTGGCGGAGTTGAATCGCTTTACTACGCTGGCAGCTATTGGGGCTGCTGTCGTGTTTGCACTCATCGGCTGGTTTACGGCAGGCAAAATCGCTGCGCCCATTCGTCGTTTGACCAATCGTGCCAACCGTCTTGCTGCGGGTGAAGAGGTAGAATTACCGGAAAAAGGCGGATTTCAGGAGATTATTATCCTGTCTCGCTCGCTCAAACGCATGGTTCGCTCCATTACGCAAAAAGATGTGGAGCTGGGGCAGATGCAGACGATCGCGCATTACGATCATTTGACTGGCTTGCCAAATCGCAATGCATTGGAGCAATATTTGGAGCAAACGCTGGCGACGTTGGATGATACACAGCAGCAATTGTGCTTCCTGTATATTGATCTGGATGGATTCAAAAAGGTCAATGACACGCTGGGACATCAGGCAGGCGACCATTTGCTGCAAAAGGTAGCACAGCGACTGACCGATTTGTCCCGCGACGGCGATATTACGGTGCGTTTGGGTGGAGATGAGTTTCTGGTTGTGCTGCATACGCCATGCGAGCAATCGCACCAGCAGGGCATGGAATATGGTGCCGCTATAATTGAACAGCTGAATCGCCCATTTATGCTGGAATACCAGAAAGTGATGATCGGATGCAGCATTGGCGGTGCGTTATATCCAACCGACAGCGACAATCCGATTGAGATTGTACGCATGGCAGATCAGGCGCTGTACCGATCCAAACGTGCAGGCAAGAACCGGATGACCTTTTACAATGAGGAGCAGTTGTGCGCGGCAGGCGAGTAAGCATAAAATGTAGGAACTAGCGGGTGCAACGAATGGTTGAAGCGCGTAGAAGCGCAATAAACCAAGCATACGAAACCTCAACTTGTCAAAAAGTGCAGCATTCATCGCGCATCTCTGATACGTTCAGGTCATTAAACGAAAATAGAAAGGAAACAGCGCGTTTGATCCTATGGAACAGGACCAAACGCGCTGTTTCGTTCAAACTTTACTTTCAGGCAAATTCCTACTGGATTCATAAATTAATAGTTGCTATTCAACAGACCATATATTCATGATCCACACGAACGGTTCATAACGCTTACCGCTGACCCGCAATTCGTTTACCGACGACCAGCATAATAAACAGTGTAGCTAATGACCCGAGAATGACCAGAACTGCCATAATCAAATAGCCCAACCCTTCCCAACCGGATTGAAATAGACTGAATAGCAGCAGCAACGCCCCAACCAGCACGCCGATCAACCCCGGAATAAACTGAATATTGCGCGAATTCCGATTCCGCACACTCAAAATAATACTGACGAGCAGCAGCACAACCGCCGTCCCGCCCGCAAGTAACCAAGCTCCCATCTCATCATCTCCTAAGCGCTTGCGATCTCCAAACGTTATGTTTCATATTGAGTCATGTTACGAACTCGTTCGTCCTTTAGACTGTTGATAAAATAGCTGAAACATCAGCAGCACCAGACCGATCAGCGATGTGCCGATCAATGACAGTGTAAAGGCTGCAAGCCCTGTCCAAGCTGCCGACTGTGCGTACACACTCAAATTCAAATACAGTATAATCAGACTCGCCAACAGGCTAAGCAGTCCCGGTACAAAACGGAAAAATCGCGGCTGCGGTACCAATCGCACCAGCAGCAGTCCGATCACATAAATAATCACCCCGGCACCCAGTCCGGCATAGACAAGCGGGTGAATAGGTTGCATTTTGGCAGACTCCTCTCATGGAAAACAGACTCCCTCTCAGTTTACCATTCCTGACAGCAATAAAAAACGCCCTGTCTGTAACCATTGTGATCCCTTCGTACGTTTCATATCTCATTGCTTGAAAAGGATAAATTTTACTTTTATGTCTCATCATATTGCGCAAACTCGCTAACAGACGAATGGGAAATAATTCCTTTCGTCATATCTATAAAAAATGCGTTGTAAACGGTTTCTTAGGACAAGGAAAAGGTTATCTTAGTGTAGGAAAAGAGTACTGCTTAAAATGTGCAAAATCACATCACAGTTCAAACATATCCGTATCATTTGCCACTTTAAGCATATTGTAAGCGCTTTACAATAACGGTATGGTAGTAACCGACAATGCCGTATGTATCAATCTTGAAGGGGATGTGAATATGAGAAAATGGGGAAGTGCATGTTTGGCAGGTCTGCTGCTTATGCTGACACTCTCTGCCTGCACAAGCGGTAATGCCGCTAACAGCAATGTCGTTCAGCTGGAATTTTTCCAGAACAAACCGGAAGCCAAAGCAAGCTTTGACGAGCTGGTTGCCAAATTCAATGAACAGCATCCGAATATCGTGGTGACACAAGTGAATCCACCGGATGCCGAAACTGTACTGAAGACGCGTGTCGTCAAAAATGACGTGCCGGACATTATCGGCTTGGGTGCAACCGATACATATTCGCTGCTCGCTCAGAGCGGCATTTTCCTCAACCTAACCGGCGATCCATTGCTGCAAAAGGTCGAACCCAACTACGTACAGATGCTGAATGATGTGACCGGCATGCAGGAAGTCACCGGTGTTCCATTCGCACTCAACGCGAGCGGTGTCATTTACAACAAGGACATTTTCCAAAAGCTCGGTCTGTCCGTGCCGAAAACATGGGATGAGCTAATCGCCACTGCCAAAAAAGCCAAAGAGGGCGGAACGATTCCATTCTACTTCACTTACAAAGACGACTGGCAAACCAATCTGCCATTCAACGATATGGGCGGCTCTCTCGTCGGTATCGACTTTTACAAAGAACGCCGCGAGAACAAAACCACCTTTCAGGCGGCATATCAGGAAGTTGCCAAAAAGCAGCTAGAGTTGTTGAACTACGGTCACAACGACAACTTCGGTAAAAGCTACGCCGACGGCAACCGCGCATTCGGCAACGGTCAAGCCGCCATGTACATTCAAGGCAGCTGGGCAATCTCCGAGATCCGCAAAGTCAATCCAGACATCAACTTGGGCTTCTTCCCATTACCAGCAAGCAATGACGAATCCCAGAACAAACTAACCGCTGGTGTCGATACACTGCTAACCATCTCCAGCCAAACCGAACACCCAGAGGAAGCGAAGCAATTCATATCCTTCCTGCTGGAACCAGAAAACAGCCAACAATACATCGACCAACAAAACCTGTTCTCCGCCGTAGATGGCGTGCAGCAAAAAGACGAAAGCGTCTCCGGTCTGCTGCCCTACTTTGAACAAGGCAAAATCGTCGATTTCGTCGACCACTACATCCCAAGCGCCGTCCAACTCAACCCAACCGTCCAAGCCTTCCTACAAAACAAAGACATCAACGGTTTCCTAAGCACCTTGGACAAAGAATGGGACAAAGTAGCCGCCCGCCGAGCCAGTTAGTTCAAAAACAAACATTCAACAACCAGCCACCATCATAAAACATTACCAATCTCTACAATCCAAAAAACAAAAAAAGCAACCCATGCCACATCCTAAAATCTAATCGAAACCAATCAACCGACCCTAGCCCAATCAACAACCGTCCCACTAATACCAAACCAATCAACTCTCACCAAAATCCTTACCAGTAACCAACGCTTTTCAATCTCTAAATCTCTTCAACCTACCACCCGCTACGCCCACAGGGCGAGCAAGGCTGTTGGAAACATGAAGCAAGATGCACGGAGCGGAGGAAAGGGAATAAGGGGAAAGGGCGACCTTGGAGCCGCGGGAATCTTCATTCACTCCCATTCCAAAAGATTCCCGCGGCTCCACCGGAGTCCCGTCCCCTTATCCCTTCCCGAAGCGCTCCCCCGCATCCAAGCTAAAGTTGTTCCACCACAGCCAAGCAGAAAGGAGTTATTTATGTCCAAACGCATGTACACCTACTATTGGATGACGATACCCGCCGTGCTGCTGTTTTTTCTTTTCCTGACCTTACCAGCAATCCAAGGCGTATATTACTCGTTCACCAATTACAACGGCTTCGGTCAAACGTACGACTTTATCGGACTGCGTAACTATATCAATCTGTTTACCGACAATGTCGTCGGTGACGCGTACTGGTTTACGATCAAGTTCGCTGTTGTGGTCACTATACTCGTGAACATTTTTAGTCTGGTCATTGCACTGGGATTGAATGCAAGTATTCGATTCCGCAACTTCTTCCGAGGAATCTACTTTCTACCCAATATCCTCAGTGTGCTGATCGTCGGCTACATATTCAATTATCTGTTCTCCAATGTGTTTACCGTTTGGGGGCAATCGCTGGGCATCAACGCCTTGTCTACCAACATCCTTGGTAACGAAAGTCTTGCTTGGATCGGGGTCGTGATCGTTGCTGTTTGGCAGGGCATCGCGCTCAATACGATTTTGTATCTTGCTGGGTTACAGACGATTCCGAGCGATGTGTATGAAGCATCCAGTTTGGACGGAGCGAGCAAATGGCGCGAGTTCTGGAGCATTACCTTCCCGCTGATCGCTCCATTTTTCACGATCAATATGGTATTGGCGATGAAGAATGCGTTGATGGTGTTTGACCAGATCGTTGCATTGACCAACGGTGGACCCGGACGTGCCACACAGTCGATCTCATTTCTGATCTATACTGGTGGGTTTGAGGGCGGAGAGTTTGCATATCAGTCTGCGAACTCAGTCATCTACTTTATCGTAATTGCCATCATTTCGATTCTGCAAATTCGCTTCCTGCAAAGAAGGGAGATGGATATGTAATGAAGGAATTTACCAAAACGAATTGGCCAGTTAATATTCTGGTCGCGCTCGGTACAATTATTATTCTGTTCCCGCTCTATATGGCGGTAACGATTGCATTAAAAGACCCGCAGCAGATGGCGCAATCGCTGTTCGGCTTGCCGACGCAGTGGCGGTTTGACAACTTTGCCAGCGCCATCAAAGTGACCAACTTCTTCCAAGCGTTCCGTAACAGTGTGATGGTTACAACTGCAACGGTGCTACTGACGCTGCTGACAAACTCGATGGTCGCTTATGCGATTGGACGCAATATGGAGCGTAGCAAGTTTTTCAAAGGTCTGTATTTCTACTTTGTCAGTGCGATGTTTATCCCATTTCCGATCATTATGCTGCCGATCGTCAAGCTGACCGCTGCTCTGCATATGACCAATCTGGTCGGGCTGACCATTTTGCATACTGTGTACGCGCTCGCGTTTAACGTGTTTGTGTATGTGGGCTATATTCGCTCGATTCCGGTGGCATTGGAGGAAGCGGCGACAGTGGATGGTGCGAGTACATGGGGTACATTCTGGCGTATTATTTTCCCGCTGATGGCGCCGATCAATGCAACGGTGGGGATTCTGGTTTGTCTATCCACGTATAATGACTTTTTACTGCCGCTCATTATTATCAGCGACCAGAGTATGTACACACTGCCGCTGGTGCAGTACATTTTCCAAGGGCAATTCAATACAGACTACAATCTGGCATTCGCTTCGTACCTGCTGGCAATGTTGCCGATAATTATCATCTATCTGTTTGCACAGAAATGGATCATTAGCGGCGTAACGCGCGGTTCGGTAAAATAAACGTCATGGGATCATCAAACGTATCGTATGGTAGCATACGCTGGTGTAAGAAGTAGGCTTCCTGTATTGCCATATGAATGGGAGGAGAGCCTACGAGCCTGATGTTTACAACAAAAATAAGCCTGTTATCGCAGTTGTTGCGGTAGCAGGCTTTTTTTTGATGGAATGTTGCACTGGAATCATGGGCAAGAGAGGTAGAGTATAGGGAGCATTTCATTTCCTATATATTATACTAACTTTTATATTGTAACTATAATTAGTATAATATATGATGGTGATGTATACCTTATTTATCCATCTTATCCAGTTTATCAAGGAGGGTTTTTCCATGCACAATGAAGGCTATATGTTGAAAAATGGTACCGTGTTGACGCTGGAATCTTCACTTGGTTCTTTGAAACAAGCGGATGTTGTGATTCGCGGCAATACAATTGAACAGATTGGAACGGATATTCAGCTGCCATCGGAAGGGTACGAGGTGATCGATGCCTCTGGCATGATTGTGTTGCCGGGCTTGGTCGATACGCATCGGCATGTATGGGAGTCGCTCGTGCGCACAGCAGGAACCAACTGGTCGTTGCCCGTTTATTTGCAAAATTTGTACTATGGCGGTTTGGGCAGCAAGTTACGCCCGCAGGATAGTTATATTGCTAATCTACTCGGTTCTTTGGAAGCGCTTCATTCAGGCGTGACAACGCTGCTTGATTGGAGTATGCCGTATTCGCCGGAGCATACCGATGCCTTGATCCACGGCTTGCAGGAATCCGGCATCCGAGCGGTATTTGCTATGGGGGTCAATGGGGAGACGGAATATTGGAACCGTGACAGCAAGCTCGTCATCTCGGATGATGTATATCGAGTGAAAAAGCAGTATTTTGCTTCAGATAACCAGTTATTGACGATGGGATTAGCGATTCGTGGTCCAGAATTTAGTCATTGGGATACAACGGTGAAGGAGATTGGCATTGCCCGCGAACTGCATGCGGTCTGTTCGATGCACATCGGCTTTGGCAGCTGGGGAGCACAGGATCGTTCGGTAACACGCTTGTATGAAGCCGGATTGCTAGGACCGGATTTGAACATGGTGCATGGCAACAAAATGGCAACCGATGAATATAAAATGCTCGTGGACGCTGGTGCTTCGCTATCCGTTACACCGGAGGTGGAGATGATGATGGGACACGGCTATCCAGCGACTGGCTTTTTCCTAGAGCAGGGCGGCATTCCGACACTTGGAGTGGATGTGGTGACATCGACTGCGGGCGATCTGTTCGCTCAGATGAAATTTGCGTTGCAGGCGGAACGAGCACGAGTGAATGAACAGATTCTAGCGGAAGGGCAAATGCCGGGCGAGCTGAATGTACTCGCTGGACAGGCGCTCGAATTCGCTACCACGGCAGGTGCGCGGGCGCTGCGGTTAGACGACCGCATCGGATGCTTGAAACCGGGTCATCAAGCCGATGTGATCATGATTCGCACAGATGAACTCAATCTGTTCCCAGTGATTGATCCGGTTGGGGCGGTTGTGCAATTCGCCAATGCGTCCAATGTGGATACCGTCTTCGTAGCGGGACGTCCGGTGAAACGTCACGGCAAGCTGGTGGGTATCGATATGGAGCGCATTCGCCGTCTGGCACAGGAAAGCCGTGATTATTTGGCTTCGCAGTATACCTTGAGCGATGCAGATCGTGTGCTGTATTCCTAACAGATAACAGATAACTTATATTTATAACTGGTAATTGCAGGAGCCTGCTCAGGTTAGTCGTTGAGTAACATTCAGGATAACGAGCACACGTTTCATTGAATAGGGAACAGCAAATACCGCAAGCCCTGACGATAGGAATAGTCCGAGCTTGCGGTATTTTATACCTTTATCGTTATTTATAGTTCCCCAACCTCACTGCTCAACTCGTGCAAACTCAGCATTGGAGGTTGGCGTTTGAAACGAAGCGGACCAGTCGCAGAATAACGCATAATCCTTTTCTACCTGATCGGCATAACCGTACGCCCAGCGGGAGATGTGCTGGACAAAGCCGTCCGGCTTGTCACCCATCGCCTTGGCGATTTCGCGTTCACTGTGGTAATCCAGAATGCCGCTGCTGAGATCAGAATCAGCGCGAGCGTGCATTTTGGCAGTCAGACTGCCCATGACAGACAGGATTTTGTTCATGCAATCGGTATCGGTAATATGCTCCAGCTTGAGACGTTTTTTGTAAGGAGAACGTTCACGCACGTAGAAGTCGCGTCCATCGAGCGTAATATAGCCGAGATAGGCGTCCGCATGATGGTGCATTGCCTGCTGCGTTGTTGTCACGCGCTTGCCCTGCTGGGCAAATGTACGCCAGAACGATTCGCTATACGGGAGGAAATAAGCCGGAACAGGTGCGCGTACTTCCTTCACTTCCAGCACCAAATCGTCGTTGCCCTCCTGCGCTGCACCGCCCTCGATCAGTACATAATAGCGATCCAATCCGATGGATGCCGTACCGGAGCCATGCTTGATCGCAATATCCTTGATCCGGTAATGGTTCACATCATCCTCGCAGCACAATAAAGTCTGCTGGTAATCACTCCATGCCTGCTCTAGCAGCTGCTGTTCTTGAGCAGAGGGCACGACCAGCTCACTATTTTCCAAAAAGACACGGTCGCTCTGCATGACCGCCGTTACCTTTTCCAGAAAATGTCCCTGACGGCGTTTCTCTAGCTTGCGTAGCAACTTGCGAACTGGACCGCTAGCGTGCTTCTCATCCATAACGTATTTGCCCGGATCATCCTTTTTTTGTGCAAAGCGGTGAATCTGCTTGTAATAACAGCGGGCATAATGCTCTAACACATCCAATTGCTGAGCTTGATCGTATCCCAGCTGCCGAGCCACAAGCGCAATACTAACCGACATACGCAGCACATCGTACAGATATGAGCCTACATACCCCTCGTCAAAATCATTTACATCATAGACGATCTCGCCGGACTCATTACGAAATGCGCCAAAATTCTCAAAATGCAAATCCCCTTGAATCCACGTCGGTCGCTCTACTGGTGTATGATACGGAAAATAATGCCGGGTTGCGTCAAAATAGAACAAATACGCACTCCCGCGAAAAAACGAAAATGCCGATTGCGACATTTTGCGATACTTTTCCGCCCGTTTATCGGTATCCAGCTGCATGATCTTGCCGTCAAATTCATCCAGCACTGAGATCAATGTATCGCGGCGCAGCTTATTACGCGTAATAATCACATTTTGCGTTATGCTATTGTTCATCCTGATCCGCTCCCTTCGTTCCACTTCCATGTTGCTCTAATCATAGCGTAAAGGATGCACTGGTAAAAGTGCAATATTCCATATCTTCTTCTACATCATAGGATGATACAATGCGTTGTTAGCGTCTGTGTAGTTGGCGTTGATAGGGATAAAAGGTATAATGTGGATGTAAGTAAATGTAGGTGTGCGTATAAGTAAGAAGAAGCAGAAGCGAGCATGAAGAGATCGAATCGAAGAGAAGCAGTACATAGACAACAACAATACATATAGACGGGAGACATCACAATGAACTGGAAACCTTCATGGAAAATGAGTGCGAGTGTCGTTGTTCTAGGCGTATTGATGGCGGGCATGTATACGATATTACTAGATAGATATGATCAAATGGATCTGGCGTTCAATCTTATCTTCCTTTGTATTCTGTACACCAGTGCCGTCATACAGGGCATTCAATGGTTTAGCAGAGGTGAACAAGTGAGCATCCGCCAGAATATCATGCGCAGTGCGGCGTATACGCTGTTATTTAGTGCTTCCTTTGTTGCAGGTGGGCTATGGATGGGAGCTGCGTTCAGTGCTTTGGTTCTGATCGCTATCATTTGCATTTTGTATGGAACGATTTTTAGCCTGAAGGATTTCAAAGGAATTTTTCGGAATGGATGGGGAACGTTTCTGACCATTATGTCGGCTCCGGTGTTATTGATCATATGGTTGGCGATGTTTGGCACGAATAGCAGTGAAAGTATGAATCGAATGATGATCTACCAATACCTTCTGCTTGGAGGCGTAATTTACTGGATTTTGTTTACGATTGCTGTAACGGGATTCAAGCGCTATCTGTTGAAATAATCTTTGTTGAAGGAATCTCTGCGAAGGAAAATGACTATAGGATGCTCATTCTAGAAGCAAGCCTTTCCGTTCATAAGATCGGAAGGGCTTGTTTTGTGTATGGTACGGATGTGCTTGTATAGCTTCGTAGTCAGCTTTGCATAATGTATGTGTATGCCGTATTACAGGTCTTTGGAAAATACACCAAATGTCTCGCGC
The sequence above is drawn from the Paenibacillus sp. JQZ6Y-1 genome and encodes:
- a CDS encoding diguanylate cyclase domain-containing protein, with protein sequence MGVKLRTGLIITFIVMSLVLSLTLGFVLNRYAAHSVKTEIGESLSSTAHDTADKLDNFMWTRSGEIDMLARLPVLIDNIQTQDIHEMLNQLQTSFPSFSWIGYMDTKGKVLASTGDILLGQDLSQRPVYQEGIKQKFIGDVHDAVLLAKLLPNPSGEPLQFVDISLPVTDNSGRTIGVLAAHMSWEWAREVKRSMLTSLRHDEKDVDLFIVSRKDRTILLGPDEMVGQALPLESVTLAQSGQSGWQLEQWPDGKSYLTGYAYGDGYMDYKGLGWTVLVRQPESTALASVAELNRFTTLAAIGAAVVFALIGWFTAGKIAAPIRRLTNRANRLAAGEEVELPEKGGFQEIIILSRSLKRMVRSITQKDVELGQMQTIAHYDHLTGLPNRNALEQYLEQTLATLDDTQQQLCFLYIDLDGFKKVNDTLGHQAGDHLLQKVAQRLTDLSRDGDITVRLGGDEFLVVLHTPCEQSHQQGMEYGAAIIEQLNRPFMLEYQKVMIGCSIGGALYPTDSDNPIEIVRMADQALYRSKRAGKNRMTFYNEEQLCAAGE
- a CDS encoding YesK family protein, which translates into the protein MGAWLLAGGTAVVLLLVSIILSVRNRNSRNIQFIPGLIGVLVGALLLLFSLFQSGWEGLGYLIMAVLVILGSLATLFIMLVVGKRIAGQR
- a CDS encoding ABC transporter substrate-binding protein, encoding MRKWGSACLAGLLLMLTLSACTSGNAANSNVVQLEFFQNKPEAKASFDELVAKFNEQHPNIVVTQVNPPDAETVLKTRVVKNDVPDIIGLGATDTYSLLAQSGIFLNLTGDPLLQKVEPNYVQMLNDVTGMQEVTGVPFALNASGVIYNKDIFQKLGLSVPKTWDELIATAKKAKEGGTIPFYFTYKDDWQTNLPFNDMGGSLVGIDFYKERRENKTTFQAAYQEVAKKQLELLNYGHNDNFGKSYADGNRAFGNGQAAMYIQGSWAISEIRKVNPDINLGFFPLPASNDESQNKLTAGVDTLLTISSQTEHPEEAKQFISFLLEPENSQQYIDQQNLFSAVDGVQQKDESVSGLLPYFEQGKIVDFVDHYIPSAVQLNPTVQAFLQNKDINGFLSTLDKEWDKVAARRAS
- a CDS encoding carbohydrate ABC transporter permease, which produces MSKRMYTYYWMTIPAVLLFFLFLTLPAIQGVYYSFTNYNGFGQTYDFIGLRNYINLFTDNVVGDAYWFTIKFAVVVTILVNIFSLVIALGLNASIRFRNFFRGIYFLPNILSVLIVGYIFNYLFSNVFTVWGQSLGINALSTNILGNESLAWIGVVIVAVWQGIALNTILYLAGLQTIPSDVYEASSLDGASKWREFWSITFPLIAPFFTINMVLAMKNALMVFDQIVALTNGGPGRATQSISFLIYTGGFEGGEFAYQSANSVIYFIVIAIISILQIRFLQRREMDM
- a CDS encoding carbohydrate ABC transporter permease, with the translated sequence MKEFTKTNWPVNILVALGTIIILFPLYMAVTIALKDPQQMAQSLFGLPTQWRFDNFASAIKVTNFFQAFRNSVMVTTATVLLTLLTNSMVAYAIGRNMERSKFFKGLYFYFVSAMFIPFPIIMLPIVKLTAALHMTNLVGLTILHTVYALAFNVFVYVGYIRSIPVALEEAATVDGASTWGTFWRIIFPLMAPINATVGILVCLSTYNDFLLPLIIISDQSMYTLPLVQYIFQGQFNTDYNLAFASYLLAMLPIIIIYLFAQKWIISGVTRGSVK
- a CDS encoding amidohydrolase family protein; amino-acid sequence: MHNEGYMLKNGTVLTLESSLGSLKQADVVIRGNTIEQIGTDIQLPSEGYEVIDASGMIVLPGLVDTHRHVWESLVRTAGTNWSLPVYLQNLYYGGLGSKLRPQDSYIANLLGSLEALHSGVTTLLDWSMPYSPEHTDALIHGLQESGIRAVFAMGVNGETEYWNRDSKLVISDDVYRVKKQYFASDNQLLTMGLAIRGPEFSHWDTTVKEIGIARELHAVCSMHIGFGSWGAQDRSVTRLYEAGLLGPDLNMVHGNKMATDEYKMLVDAGASLSVTPEVEMMMGHGYPATGFFLEQGGIPTLGVDVVTSTAGDLFAQMKFALQAERARVNEQILAEGQMPGELNVLAGQALEFATTAGARALRLDDRIGCLKPGHQADVIMIRTDELNLFPVIDPVGAVVQFANASNVDTVFVAGRPVKRHGKLVGIDMERIRRLAQESRDYLASQYTLSDADRVLYS
- a CDS encoding DUF2252 domain-containing protein; translated protein: MNNSITQNVIITRNKLRRDTLISVLDEFDGKIMQLDTDKRAEKYRKMSQSAFSFFRGSAYLFYFDATRHYFPYHTPVERPTWIQGDLHFENFGAFRNESGEIVYDVNDFDEGYVGSYLYDVLRMSVSIALVARQLGYDQAQQLDVLEHYARCYYKQIHRFAQKKDDPGKYVMDEKHASGPVRKLLRKLEKRRQGHFLEKVTAVMQSDRVFLENSELVVPSAQEQQLLEQAWSDYQQTLLCCEDDVNHYRIKDIAIKHGSGTASIGLDRYYVLIEGGAAQEGNDDLVLEVKEVRAPVPAYFLPYSESFWRTFAQQGKRVTTTQQAMHHHADAYLGYITLDGRDFYVRERSPYKKRLKLEHITDTDCMNKILSVMGSLTAKMHARADSDLSSGILDYHSEREIAKAMGDKPDGFVQHISRWAYGYADQVEKDYALFCDWSASFQTPTSNAEFARVEQ